The proteins below are encoded in one region of Sphingobacterium sp. R2:
- the mqnC gene encoding cyclic dehypoxanthinyl futalosine synthase, translating into MNVSNLLERALRFEFLSKEEGIFLYQNAPTADLTFVANELRKIQVPHGKVTWQIDRNVNTTNVCIANCKFCNFFRRPGHEESYITDIESYKQKIEETFKFGGDQLLLQGGHHPDLGIEFYKNLYRQLKALYPSLKLHSLGPPEIAHISKLENMSHIEVLTQLKEAGLDSLPGAGAEILNDRVRRLISKGKCGGKEWLDVMRAAHKINLPTSATMMFGHIETIEERFEHLVWIREVQDEKPKESHGFIAFIPWPFQDDGTLLKRLRGITNNVTSEEYIRMIALSRIMLPNIKNIQASWLTVGKRTAQLCLHAGANDFGSIMIEENVVSAAGAPHRFTSKSIQEAILEAGFSPQLRTQKYEFRELPAHMVEQVINY; encoded by the coding sequence ATGAATGTAAGTAATTTATTAGAACGGGCGCTCCGATTTGAGTTCCTATCCAAGGAAGAGGGCATTTTCTTATATCAAAATGCACCTACAGCTGATTTGACTTTCGTAGCCAATGAATTGCGTAAAATACAAGTACCCCATGGTAAGGTGACCTGGCAAATCGATAGAAATGTTAATACAACAAATGTGTGTATTGCAAATTGCAAATTCTGCAATTTTTTCCGCCGTCCCGGCCATGAAGAAAGTTACATCACCGATATCGAAAGCTATAAACAGAAAATAGAAGAAACTTTTAAATTCGGCGGCGACCAATTGCTACTGCAAGGTGGTCATCACCCCGATTTAGGTATTGAGTTTTACAAGAATCTTTACAGGCAGTTAAAGGCGCTTTATCCTTCACTAAAACTCCATTCTCTTGGACCTCCGGAGATTGCGCATATTTCCAAATTAGAGAACATGAGCCATATTGAAGTATTGACTCAATTGAAGGAAGCGGGTTTGGATTCTCTACCTGGAGCAGGTGCTGAGATCCTTAATGACCGTGTTAGACGTTTAATCTCAAAAGGAAAATGTGGAGGTAAAGAATGGTTGGACGTGATGCGGGCAGCACATAAAATTAATTTGCCTACTTCAGCGACTATGATGTTCGGGCACATTGAAACAATAGAAGAACGTTTTGAACACTTGGTATGGATTCGTGAGGTCCAGGACGAAAAGCCAAAAGAATCACATGGATTTATAGCATTTATTCCTTGGCCATTTCAAGATGACGGAACCTTGCTAAAGAGACTCCGCGGCATTACTAATAACGTAACAAGTGAAGAATATATCCGTATGATTGCTTTAAGCCGGATTATGCTTCCTAATATCAAAAATATACAGGCTTCTTGGCTCACAGTCGGAAAACGCACCGCACAGTTATGTCTGCACGCCGGAGCGAACGACTTCGGGTCAATTATGATTGAGGAAAATGTTGTTTCTGCAGCTGGTGCGCCACATCGGTTTACATCAAAATCTATACAGGAAGCAATTTTGGAAGCTGGATTCAGTCCCCAACTACGAACACAAAAGTATGAGTTCCGAGAATTACCAGCTCATATGGTCGAACAGGTCATTAACTACTAA
- the scpB gene encoding SMC-Scp complex subunit ScpB — translation MKDVIRNIEAIIFASTEGIDLADIKQVLQEALAIEVSRDELRDLIKKIETKYQDEDAVLELRYINNSYQFLTKAVYHESIQQLQNHNNKRKLSQSALETLAIIAYRQPITKLEVEQIRGVSCDYSIQRLLEKKLIKIAGKADSIGKPLLYATSQQFMDHFGINGVRDLPQMKDIVTEDNAIGETNE, via the coding sequence TTGAAAGACGTCATAAGAAATATTGAAGCAATTATATTTGCTTCTACAGAAGGAATCGATCTTGCCGATATCAAACAGGTTTTGCAGGAAGCTTTAGCCATCGAAGTATCCAGAGACGAACTGCGTGACTTGATAAAAAAAATTGAAACCAAGTATCAGGATGAAGATGCTGTACTCGAGTTACGCTACATTAACAATTCCTACCAGTTTTTGACAAAGGCGGTGTACCACGAATCGATTCAGCAACTTCAAAACCACAACAATAAACGAAAATTAAGTCAATCGGCGCTGGAAACACTCGCGATCATTGCTTACCGACAGCCCATCACAAAACTGGAAGTGGAACAAATTAGAGGTGTCAGCTGTGATTATTCTATTCAAAGACTTCTTGAAAAGAAATTGATCAAAATCGCCGGAAAGGCAGATAGTATAGGAAAACCATTACTTTATGCAACTAGTCAGCAGTTCATGGATCACTTTGGAATCAATGGTGTTAGAGATCTTCCGCAAATGAAAGATATTGTCACAGAAGACAATGCTATCGGCGAAACAAATGAATAA
- the trxA gene encoding thioredoxin has protein sequence MATFDQIIQSNSLVLVDFFATWCGPCQTMAPILQDLKEFYQDDLSIIKIDVDKNSKIASIFKVSGVPTFVLFKDGQQVWRQSGMIPKMELHKLIDQVK, from the coding sequence ATGGCTACTTTTGACCAGATTATTCAATCAAATTCGCTGGTTCTAGTGGATTTTTTTGCCACTTGGTGCGGTCCATGCCAGACTATGGCGCCGATTTTACAGGACCTTAAGGAATTTTATCAAGACGATTTGTCTATCATAAAGATTGACGTGGACAAGAATTCAAAAATTGCTTCTATTTTTAAGGTGAGTGGCGTACCTACTTTCGTGCTGTTTAAGGATGGGCAGCAAGTATGGCGACAGAGCGGAATGATTCCCAAAATGGAGTTACATAAATTGATCGATCAGGTAAAGTAA
- a CDS encoding rhodanese-like domain-containing protein, translated as MNIPLTDLVNFDFKLRKDDQQLYIYCRSGYRRTVALSILSLKGFKNICNIQGGYKALQNEEKENQ; from the coding sequence ATGAATATTCCCTTAACAGATTTAGTTAATTTTGATTTTAAGCTTAGAAAAGATGATCAGCAGCTGTATATATATTGCCGATCGGGATACAGGAGAACAGTAGCTTTATCTATTTTAAGCTTGAAAGGATTTAAAAATATATGCAATATCCAAGGCGGGTATAAAGCATTGCAAAATGAAGAAAAGGAGAATCAATAA
- a CDS encoding rhodanese-like domain-containing protein — MFNQRQLQAKPKLRQGIQQQFPSNPPLLTLNKFKKLCNVENIQMLDTRSCDEFLEGFVPNSINISFEGPFDHFLTQVFPTKDQKFLLITDLENSEAVIDHLIKLGYFHIVGVLEGGIETWKSKETVASIRNIRAREFDKNQFRVIL; from the coding sequence GTGTTTAATCAAAGGCAATTGCAGGCAAAACCAAAATTACGCCAAGGTATCCAACAACAATTCCCTTCCAATCCGCCCCTATTAACACTGAATAAGTTTAAAAAGCTGTGTAATGTTGAAAATATTCAGATGCTTGATACCCGATCGTGCGACGAGTTTTTGGAGGGATTCGTCCCAAATTCTATTAATATTAGTTTTGAAGGCCCGTTTGATCATTTTCTCACGCAAGTTTTCCCCACCAAAGACCAAAAGTTTTTGCTAATCACTGATTTGGAAAATAGTGAGGCTGTCATTGATCATTTGATAAAATTAGGGTATTTCCATATTGTTGGAGTTTTGGAAGGGGGGATTGAAACATGGAAGAGTAAAGAGACTGTAGCGTCTATACGTAACATTAGAGCACGGGAATTTGATAAAAATCAGTTCAGGGTCATATTGTAG
- a CDS encoding glycoside hydrolase family 25 protein has product MATSKDKSLTKEAKYDIRNMEIMSKHDDKVFGIDVSTYQEEIDWQNVNTINDHFPIDFVFIRATMGEKGIDDKFSRNWSKTENRAILRGAYHYFRPNENSVKQAKNFIRKVKLQPGDLPPVLDIEEHPKQQSMDSLKVGLRRWLDEVETHYKVKPILYSGDKFYSDFLEKEFAAYTLWIANYNFWVENPKEHWTFWQFSEKGTVQGIQGNVDLNIYNGKIEELEKLLIPFK; this is encoded by the coding sequence ATGGCTACTTCCAAAGACAAGTCTTTGACGAAGGAAGCTAAATATGATATTCGTAATATGGAGATTATGAGCAAGCACGATGATAAGGTGTTTGGCATAGACGTGTCTACCTATCAGGAAGAAATAGATTGGCAAAATGTAAACACCATTAATGATCACTTTCCGATAGACTTTGTGTTTATCAGGGCGACAATGGGTGAAAAAGGAATTGATGATAAGTTTAGCCGAAACTGGAGTAAAACAGAAAATAGGGCGATTTTGAGAGGAGCTTATCATTATTTCAGACCCAACGAGAATTCAGTGAAGCAGGCTAAAAATTTTATTCGAAAGGTTAAACTTCAACCTGGAGACCTGCCACCAGTTTTGGATATTGAGGAGCATCCCAAACAACAATCTATGGATAGTTTGAAAGTTGGGCTAAGACGTTGGCTTGATGAAGTAGAAACCCACTATAAGGTAAAACCAATTCTTTATTCCGGAGATAAGTTTTATAGTGATTTTCTGGAAAAGGAATTTGCAGCTTATACCTTGTGGATTGCAAATTACAATTTTTGGGTCGAGAACCCCAAAGAGCATTGGACTTTCTGGCAATTTTCTGAAAAAGGTACCGTACAAGGGATTCAGGGAAATGTTGATCTCAATATATATAATGGTAAAATTGAGGAATTGGAAAAGCTCCTTATTCCTTTTAAATAA
- a CDS encoding bestrophin family protein has product MIVYNPKDWLSATFKLHKSDTFKKLLPFLILIAFYSWAIAFVELEFLKLNEKSWVKNITIVHNLLGFVISLLLVFRTNSAYDRWWEARKQWGNLTNVSRALSYKLNAMLETDDKVNRSFFRKAVPLFAETLYDFLRSDYTKFMLDENEHPELKALDNKKHGPNQVSNMIFHKINDLYKAKTISGDQLIILNEEIVAMTHVCGACERIKNTPIPLAYSAFIKKFIIFYTMTLPVGYVFSIGYFVVIAVPFILYVLASLELIGESIEEPFGIDQDDLPIDKIAANIRKHCLEIIPA; this is encoded by the coding sequence ATGATCGTATACAACCCCAAAGACTGGCTTTCGGCAACTTTCAAATTGCATAAATCAGATACTTTCAAAAAGTTACTGCCATTCCTTATTTTAATTGCTTTTTATTCCTGGGCGATAGCCTTTGTAGAATTGGAATTCCTTAAATTAAATGAAAAGAGTTGGGTAAAGAATATTACCATCGTCCACAATCTCCTTGGTTTTGTCATATCGCTCTTACTTGTTTTTCGTACAAACTCGGCCTATGACCGTTGGTGGGAAGCCCGAAAACAATGGGGTAATTTAACCAATGTCAGTAGAGCCTTGTCCTATAAATTGAATGCAATGTTAGAAACGGATGATAAGGTTAACCGAAGTTTTTTCAGAAAAGCAGTACCGCTATTCGCTGAGACACTTTATGATTTCTTAAGATCGGACTACACCAAGTTTATGCTAGATGAAAATGAACATCCCGAATTGAAGGCATTGGATAATAAAAAGCATGGACCAAACCAAGTGTCAAATATGATCTTTCACAAAATCAACGATCTTTATAAAGCCAAAACAATAAGTGGCGATCAACTTATTATCCTAAATGAGGAAATAGTTGCAATGACGCATGTTTGTGGCGCCTGTGAACGAATTAAAAACACGCCGATTCCTTTGGCCTATAGTGCATTTATTAAGAAGTTTATTATTTTCTATACCATGACCCTGCCTGTAGGTTATGTTTTTTCGATTGGTTATTTTGTTGTAATTGCCGTCCCCTTTATCTTATATGTTTTGGCGTCTCTTGAATTGATTGGAGAATCCATTGAAGAACCATTTGGTATAGATCAAGACGATTTACCTATCGATAAAATTGCTGCCAATATCCGAAAGCATTGCCTTGAAATTATACCTGCATAA
- a CDS encoding alpha/beta fold hydrolase, which produces MLMKTIVLLINKDLPNYLSHFTKVGISILLLIICGSAFAQKKYDFQVSIYGTRTPIILTPGYSCSGTVWRETVNHLKDKYECHVLTLPGFAGQAAIKEALLETEYRSTRVCRPQIQV; this is translated from the coding sequence ATGCTTATGAAAACTATTGTTCTTCTCATCAATAAAGATCTACCGAACTATTTAAGCCATTTCACCAAAGTCGGTATTTCAATACTTTTACTCATAATTTGCGGATCGGCATTTGCACAAAAAAAATATGATTTTCAAGTCAGCATCTATGGAACAAGAACACCAATCATTCTTACTCCAGGATATAGCTGTAGTGGAACCGTATGGAGAGAAACTGTCAATCACCTAAAAGATAAATACGAATGTCACGTGCTTACACTTCCTGGCTTCGCAGGACAAGCAGCGATTAAAGAAGCATTGCTTGAGACGGAGTACCGTTCTACCCGGGTATGCAGACCCCAAATACAAGTGTAG